The following coding sequences lie in one Sulfuricella sp. genomic window:
- the serS gene encoding serine--tRNA ligase, whose amino-acid sequence MLDIQLLRTDLENVAKRLSSRGFEFDVSHFQELEQDRKLTQTRTQELQARRNTTSKQIGQAKARGEDVSAIMAEVANLGDELKAAEEKLGFIQIRMQELLSGIPNLPHENVPSGKSEADNVEVRRIGTPRIFDFEVKDHVDVGERLKQLDFATAGKISGARFTLLKGQMARMHRALAQFMLDVHTLEHGYTEVYVPYLVNADSMRGTGQLPKFEADLFSVQKNENEKLYLIPTAEVPVTNIVRDEILAAEDLPLKFVSHTPCFRSEAGSYGRDTRGMIRQHQFDKVEMVQIVRPEDSYLALEELTGHAETILKKLDLPYRVMALCSGDMGFSAAKTYDLEVWLPAQNTYREISSCSNFEAFQARRMQARFRGDKGKPELVHTLNGSGLAVGRTLVAILENYQNADGSVSVPAALQPYLGGVQKLEP is encoded by the coding sequence ATGCTGGACATTCAATTGCTGCGCACGGACCTGGAAAACGTCGCCAAACGGCTGAGCTCGCGTGGTTTCGAGTTTGATGTGTCTCACTTCCAGGAACTGGAACAGGATCGCAAGCTGACCCAGACCCGCACCCAGGAGCTGCAAGCAAGGCGCAACACCACTTCCAAACAGATCGGCCAGGCCAAGGCCAGGGGCGAGGATGTTTCCGCCATCATGGCTGAAGTGGCAAACCTGGGCGACGAACTGAAAGCGGCAGAGGAAAAGCTGGGATTCATCCAGATCAGGATGCAGGAACTGCTTTCCGGCATCCCCAATCTGCCGCACGAGAACGTGCCGTCAGGCAAGTCCGAGGCCGACAACGTGGAAGTGCGCCGGATCGGCACGCCGCGCATTTTTGACTTTGAAGTTAAAGACCATGTCGATGTGGGCGAGAGGCTGAAACAACTGGACTTTGCCACGGCCGGAAAAATCAGCGGCGCCCGCTTCACCCTGCTCAAGGGCCAGATGGCGCGCATGCATCGCGCGCTGGCGCAGTTCATGTTGGACGTGCATACCCTGGAGCACGGCTATACCGAAGTCTATGTGCCTTACCTGGTCAACGCGGATTCCATGCGCGGCACCGGGCAGTTGCCCAAGTTCGAGGCAGACCTGTTTTCGGTGCAGAAGAACGAAAACGAGAAGCTGTATCTGATCCCCACTGCTGAAGTGCCCGTCACCAATATCGTGCGCGATGAGATCCTGGCCGCCGAAGACCTGCCGCTCAAATTTGTCTCCCATACCCCGTGTTTCCGCTCGGAAGCCGGCTCCTACGGCCGGGATACGCGCGGGATGATTCGTCAGCACCAGTTCGACAAGGTGGAGATGGTGCAGATCGTGCGCCCGGAAGATTCCTATCTGGCACTGGAAGAGTTGACCGGCCATGCCGAGACTATCCTGAAAAAACTCGACCTGCCTTACCGGGTGATGGCGTTGTGCAGTGGCGACATGGGTTTTTCCGCCGCCAAGACCTACGATCTGGAAGTGTGGCTGCCGGCGCAGAATACCTACCGTGAAATCTCTTCCTGCAGCAATTTCGAAGCTTTCCAGGCACGCCGCATGCAGGCGCGCTTCCGCGGTGACAAGGGCAAACCGGAGCTGGTACATACCCTGAATGGCTCAGGGCTGGCGGTTGGCCGTACCCTGGTGGCAATCCTGGAAAACTATCAGAATGCAGATGGCAGCGTCAGTGTGCCTGCTGCCCTGCAGCCTTATCTGGGCGGAGTGCAGAAGCTGGAGCCTTAA